In Aristaeella hokkaidonensis, the following are encoded in one genomic region:
- the pgsA gene encoding CDP-diacylglycerol--glycerol-3-phosphate 3-phosphatidyltransferase: protein MNLPNKLSVARVLCIPAIVTLLHFPSDTCRIIAAVLFIIGCLTDFLDGKIARKRNLVTDFGKFIDPVADKLLVLTTLIMLVYLKMMPAWIVIIILCRELAVDGLRMVAVTKGNVIAAGPLGKWKTACQMILISAMLILNLSVYECWPLAVLAGIVVLLTLGSAVDYFVRNASVLSEK from the coding sequence TTGAACCTTCCGAATAAACTGAGCGTTGCCCGGGTACTCTGTATTCCCGCCATTGTAACGCTGCTTCATTTTCCGTCTGATACCTGCCGGATCATTGCAGCGGTGCTGTTCATTATCGGCTGCCTGACAGATTTCCTGGATGGAAAAATTGCCCGGAAACGGAACCTTGTGACGGATTTCGGTAAATTCATTGATCCCGTGGCAGATAAACTTCTTGTCCTGACCACCCTGATTATGCTGGTTTACCTGAAGATGATGCCTGCCTGGATCGTGATCATCATTCTCTGCCGGGAACTGGCAGTGGACGGACTGCGGATGGTTGCCGTCACCAAAGGAAACGTGATCGCCGCCGGACCGCTTGGCAAGTGGAAAACCGCCTGCCAGATGATCCTGATCAGCGCCATGCTGATCCTGAATCTTTCCGTTTATGAATGCTGGCCGCTGGCGGTTTTAGCCGGCATTGTCGTGCTGCTTACCCTGGGTTCCGCTGTGGATTATTTTGTGAGGAACGCCTCTGTTTTGTCTGAAAAATAA
- the dnaN gene encoding DNA polymerase III subunit beta, producing the protein MNSQDLLEGLNIVTRALSPRPAKQILEGVLISAEENRVMMTCSDGSLTIEYTNAASVQEEGQTVLPGRIFTEMIRKMPSGTVTITEQDHRSATIRCMKNRSSLAVMNPAEYPEINPMKTGSAVKIQQNKFKDMISHVVFAIATDESRQILTGSLLEVNRSEARLVALDGFRLAMYKLFQPFELPAGVDVVSAVIPGKVLNELTKILPDDDAFCTLLVDKGRMQCTFGNIRLSSVLLAGEYIDYRRILPSDFKTEALANKSNVQDAIERASLMAREGKNNLIKMSFRDDVLKISSNAELGDVEEEMEASLNGEPIDIAFNARYITDVIRNVPDEELCMKFNSSVSPCVVVPQKGNDYLYLILPVRVFQ; encoded by the coding sequence ATGAACTCTCAGGACCTGCTTGAAGGACTCAACATTGTCACCAGAGCACTGTCCCCCCGTCCGGCAAAACAAATCCTGGAAGGTGTGCTGATTTCAGCTGAAGAGAACCGTGTCATGATGACCTGTTCCGACGGGTCGCTGACCATTGAATACACCAATGCCGCTTCCGTGCAGGAAGAAGGCCAGACGGTGCTGCCCGGCAGGATTTTTACGGAAATGATCCGTAAAATGCCTTCCGGTACCGTGACAATCACGGAGCAGGATCATCGTTCAGCTACCATTCGCTGCATGAAGAACCGCAGCTCCCTGGCTGTGATGAATCCGGCGGAGTATCCTGAAATCAATCCGATGAAAACCGGTTCTGCCGTAAAAATCCAGCAGAACAAGTTTAAGGATATGATTTCCCATGTGGTATTCGCTATTGCCACAGATGAAAGCCGGCAGATCCTGACAGGCAGCCTGCTGGAAGTGAACCGCAGTGAAGCCCGGCTGGTTGCGCTGGATGGATTCCGGCTGGCAATGTATAAGCTGTTCCAGCCCTTTGAACTGCCGGCAGGCGTTGACGTGGTCAGTGCCGTCATTCCCGGTAAGGTACTGAATGAACTGACAAAGATTCTTCCGGATGATGATGCGTTCTGCACGCTGCTGGTGGATAAGGGAAGAATGCAGTGCACCTTTGGCAATATCCGCCTGTCCAGTGTTCTGCTGGCCGGTGAATATATTGATTACCGCCGCATTCTGCCTTCTGATTTCAAGACCGAAGCGCTGGCAAACAAGAGCAACGTCCAGGACGCTATTGAACGCGCAAGCCTGATGGCCCGTGAAGGAAAGAATAACCTGATCAAGATGAGCTTCCGTGATGACGTCCTGAAAATTTCTTCCAATGCTGAACTGGGTGATGTGGAAGAAGAAATGGAAGCTTCCCTGAACGGCGAACCCATTGATATTGCTTTCAATGCAAGATACATTACGGATGTGATCAGGAATGTTCCGGATGAGGAGCTGTGCATGAAATTCAATTCCAGTGTCAGCCCCTGTGTGGTTGTTCCTCAGAAGGGCAATGACTATCTCTACCTGATTCTGCCGGTACGTGTTTTCCAGTAA
- a CDS encoding ABC transporter substrate-binding protein, which yields MKKLIALVLAVMLLVPAFAMADNVIRIGVFEPSTGDNGAGGKQEILGIEYANSLAPTVTIGGEEYTVELVIEDNQSLTDKAISAAQSLVSKDVSVVLGSYGSGVSMAGGDVFAEAGVPAIGVSCTNPNVTLLCDYYWRICFLDPFQGTVMANFAKELGATKAYVLTMLGEDYGVGLGKYFVEAFKGLGGEVVEENFTEGTSDFAAYINNAVSNGCDVVFAPCATTYAALIIDQAAAQGISFPLLAGDTWENSAILNAAKGKDIKVYCSTFFDENDDAAAAAEFVTGFKAWLNADSGKMTNNGGNDIVAAVSALGFDAYNVALAAIKAADSADAAAIVEALPGVTYEGVTGAIAFDDVGDAKKDMAYIKFANPETGAFDFVKTQKVGE from the coding sequence ATGAAGAAACTTATTGCTTTGGTTTTGGCAGTTATGCTGCTGGTTCCCGCTTTTGCGATGGCTGACAACGTCATCCGCATCGGCGTTTTCGAGCCCTCTACCGGCGACAACGGTGCCGGCGGTAAGCAGGAAATCCTTGGTATTGAATATGCCAACAGCCTGGCGCCCACTGTGACCATCGGCGGTGAAGAGTACACCGTGGAACTGGTGATCGAAGACAACCAGTCCCTGACCGACAAGGCCATCTCCGCTGCTCAGTCCCTGGTCAGCAAGGATGTGTCCGTGGTCCTGGGTTCCTATGGCTCCGGCGTTTCCATGGCCGGCGGCGACGTGTTCGCTGAAGCGGGCGTTCCTGCCATCGGCGTCAGCTGCACCAACCCCAACGTAACCCTGCTGTGCGACTACTACTGGCGCATCTGCTTCCTGGATCCCTTCCAGGGCACCGTCATGGCGAACTTCGCCAAGGAACTGGGCGCCACCAAGGCGTACGTGCTGACCATGCTGGGTGAAGACTACGGCGTGGGCCTGGGCAAGTACTTTGTGGAAGCCTTCAAGGGCCTGGGCGGCGAAGTGGTTGAAGAGAACTTCACCGAAGGCACAAGCGATTTCGCAGCTTACATCAACAACGCTGTTTCCAACGGCTGCGACGTGGTGTTCGCTCCCTGCGCGACCACCTATGCGGCCCTGATCATCGACCAGGCTGCGGCCCAGGGCATCAGCTTCCCGCTGCTGGCCGGCGATACCTGGGAAAACAGCGCCATCCTGAACGCTGCCAAGGGCAAGGACATCAAGGTCTACTGCTCCACCTTCTTTGATGAGAACGACGACGCGGCTGCGGCTGCCGAGTTTGTTACCGGCTTCAAGGCCTGGCTGAATGCTGACAGCGGCAAGATGACCAACAACGGCGGCAATGATATCGTTGCTGCGGTTTCCGCCCTGGGCTTCGATGCTTACAATGTTGCGCTGGCCGCCATCAAGGCTGCTGACAGCGCTGATGCCGCGGCGATCGTTGAAGCGCTGCCCGGCGTGACCTATGAAGGTGTGACCGGCGCCATCGCGTTCGACGATGTCGGCGACGCGAAGAAGGACATGGCTTACATCAAGTTCGCCAATCCCGAAACCGGTGCTTTCGATTTCGTCAAGACCCAGAAGGTCGGCGAATAA
- the recF gene encoding DNA replication/repair protein RecF (All proteins in this family for which functions are known are DNA-binding proteins that assist the filamentation of RecA onto DNA for the initiation of recombination or recombinational repair.), whose product MLIEELKLKNFRNYSELTLHPHPGVNLYFGRNGSGKTNLLEAIHYCSLGRSHRISNDANAVKNGEAFALSSVSIRNSLGQREIAVRFHPDETQKKSILLDGKKIAKFSDMMGCLRCVIFSPEDLGLIKEGPSLRRRYLDMMISQINRGYFIALQQYRTCMDQRNALIRNLRANSYADTSMLSAFEETMAAPAAVIIRERRRIVSLLSECARETYQRVSDTDEVFRMAYHSSVKEETEIEEVLCRLFRENREDDIRMGFTSVGPHRDDLILTLNKNQMKQFASQGQIRTAALSMKLSQMQILRDQSGEEPVLLLDDVMSELDRKRRACLIGEISSFQTFITCADRDDVDCEKVDKMWMVSADAGEAKVEEIQNSEFRIQN is encoded by the coding sequence ATGCTGATAGAAGAACTGAAACTCAAAAACTTCAGAAATTACAGCGAGCTGACACTTCACCCCCATCCCGGCGTCAATCTGTATTTCGGAAGGAACGGATCCGGCAAGACGAATCTGCTGGAAGCGATTCACTATTGCTCACTGGGCCGTTCCCACCGGATTTCAAATGATGCCAACGCGGTCAAAAACGGTGAAGCGTTTGCTCTTTCTTCTGTCTCCATCCGCAATTCATTAGGCCAGCGTGAAATCGCCGTACGCTTTCATCCTGATGAAACACAGAAAAAGTCCATCCTGCTGGACGGAAAAAAGATTGCGAAGTTTTCCGATATGATGGGCTGCCTGCGCTGCGTCATCTTTTCACCTGAAGATCTCGGATTGATCAAGGAAGGACCGTCCCTGCGGAGACGGTACCTGGATATGATGATCAGCCAGATCAACAGGGGATATTTCATTGCCCTCCAGCAATACCGGACCTGCATGGATCAGCGGAATGCCCTGATCCGGAACCTGCGGGCAAACTCCTATGCTGATACTTCCATGCTTTCAGCTTTTGAGGAAACAATGGCTGCTCCTGCAGCGGTGATTATCCGTGAAAGGAGGAGAATCGTTTCGCTCTTATCTGAATGCGCACGGGAAACATATCAGCGGGTTTCGGATACAGATGAGGTTTTTCGTATGGCATATCATTCTTCTGTAAAGGAAGAAACAGAAATCGAGGAAGTCCTCTGCCGCCTCTTCAGGGAAAACAGGGAGGACGATATCCGGATGGGATTTACTTCTGTCGGTCCACACAGGGATGACCTGATCCTGACGCTGAATAAGAACCAGATGAAACAGTTTGCCAGCCAGGGACAGATCCGGACAGCCGCTCTAAGCATGAAATTATCCCAGATGCAGATCCTGAGGGATCAGAGCGGCGAAGAGCCGGTACTCCTCCTGGATGACGTGATGAGCGAACTGGACCGGAAACGCCGGGCCTGCCTGATCGGTGAAATCAGCTCCTTCCAGACTTTTATCACCTGTGCTGACCGGGATGACGTGGACTGTGAAAAAGTGGATAAGATGTGGATGGTTTCAGCTGACGCAGGCGAGGCAAAGGTAGAAGAAATTCAGAATTCAGAATTCAGAATTCAGAATTAA
- a CDS encoding kinase to dihydroxyacetone kinase produces MLEFKFDTQLLIEGKDLDEDAINDYFTTHFKGDCLLAVGDDELIKIHYHTNEPWQVLEYCASLGEIYDIVVENMERQEQGLKG; encoded by the coding sequence ATGCTTGAGTTTAAATTCGATACCCAGCTTCTGATCGAGGGAAAAGACCTGGATGAGGACGCGATTAACGATTACTTCACCACCCACTTCAAGGGTGACTGCCTGCTGGCTGTGGGCGATGATGAACTGATCAAGATTCACTACCATACCAATGAGCCCTGGCAGGTGCTGGAATACTGTGCCAGCCTCGGTGAAATCTACGACATCGTCGTGGAGAACATGGAACGGCAGGAGCAGGGCCTGAAGGGCTGA
- the polA gene encoding DNA polymerase I — MKKLNEDMKGGTFLKDIFLLVDGNSLMHRAFHALPVMDADGIYTNAVYGFLSMLLKVIKEENVQYLAVCFDEHGPTFRHTVYADYKAGRKETPPELRQQFGTILSLLDDMGIRRFSLQGWEADDLLGTLSLKGAAAGATPLLLTGDRDALQLVGGGTELMFTRKGISETIRFTPSKVYEEYGFTPEQVTDWKGLAGDSSDNIPGVPGVGDKTAVKLLQEYGTLEKVLENADKVKGKLGEKLAAYADQARFSKELATIRRDAPVEFTLGSCVLPDLRKGIPALAKLKLNSIIKRLDSEGEGGETEEKKGPEALSFEPAVSLESVSGIAAWLDETKAAGPLCVYVSEMAVSLAREGGKRAEISLGGDLLNPGMDPAEVLGALTGELKKGEAIVHDGKTLLHLLDRCGLEGPESFGWDTMLAAYLLNPQEKSYRLGALCPDLPEDAGTLCSLAVWQKNRVEEDGMTRLMKEIEQPLSFVLFRMEQAGFTVNTEFLRDLGNKYTAEIDEKREQVIAAAGHPFNLNSTQQLGEVLFEEMNLPHGKKTSKGYSTSVEVLEGLRFDAPEIIEPLLRYRQLTKLNSTYVEGLLRLVDGKGRVHSTFDQTATATGRISSSEPNLQNIPVRTEEGKEIREAFLPREGWVLLDADYSQIELRLMAHFSGDPALIDAFRKGEDIHARTASEIFDVPPEWVTPELRSRAKAVNFGLIYGISGFGLSRNTGVSRKEAAAFIEKYFQTYPGVKRFMDRTAAEGADRGYAETLMGRRRYLPELRSPKAPIREFGKRAAMNTPVQGTAADIIKLAMVRIDKALREAGLKSRLILQVHDELLLECPPEEAEQAAALLREAMEDAIELQVPLVAEVHEGENWACAK, encoded by the coding sequence ATGAAGAAACTGAATGAGGATATGAAGGGAGGAACCTTCTTGAAGGATATCTTTCTGCTGGTGGACGGAAACAGCCTGATGCACCGTGCTTTCCATGCCCTTCCGGTCATGGACGCGGACGGGATTTATACCAACGCGGTGTACGGCTTTTTAAGCATGCTGCTCAAGGTCATCAAAGAAGAAAACGTGCAGTACCTGGCGGTTTGCTTTGATGAACACGGCCCGACCTTCCGTCATACAGTGTATGCGGATTACAAAGCCGGACGGAAGGAGACGCCTCCGGAACTGCGGCAGCAGTTCGGCACCATCCTGTCCCTGCTGGACGATATGGGAATCCGCCGTTTCTCCCTGCAGGGCTGGGAGGCGGATGACTTGCTGGGAACGCTGAGCCTGAAAGGCGCTGCGGCCGGCGCGACGCCCCTGCTGCTGACCGGTGACCGGGACGCCCTGCAGCTGGTGGGCGGCGGAACGGAGCTGATGTTCACCCGCAAGGGCATTTCAGAAACCATCCGTTTTACTCCCTCAAAAGTATATGAAGAATACGGTTTTACCCCGGAACAGGTGACGGACTGGAAAGGCCTGGCTGGGGATTCCAGCGACAATATTCCCGGTGTGCCGGGCGTCGGCGACAAGACCGCGGTAAAACTGCTGCAGGAATACGGCACCCTGGAAAAGGTGCTGGAAAACGCGGATAAGGTGAAGGGAAAGCTGGGTGAAAAGCTGGCGGCTTATGCGGACCAGGCCCGCTTCAGCAAGGAGCTGGCAACAATCCGCCGGGACGCGCCGGTGGAATTCACCCTCGGCTCCTGTGTCCTGCCGGATCTGAGAAAAGGCATTCCGGCACTGGCGAAGCTGAAGCTGAACAGCATCATCAAACGGCTGGACAGTGAGGGAGAAGGCGGGGAAACTGAAGAGAAGAAGGGTCCTGAAGCACTGTCTTTTGAACCGGCGGTCTCCCTTGAGTCCGTATCCGGTATTGCCGCCTGGCTGGATGAGACAAAGGCAGCGGGACCGCTGTGCGTATATGTATCGGAAATGGCGGTTTCTCTGGCCCGGGAGGGCGGAAAACGCGCGGAAATCAGCCTCGGCGGCGACCTGCTGAATCCAGGGATGGATCCGGCGGAAGTGCTGGGCGCGCTGACAGGGGAGCTGAAAAAGGGAGAAGCAATCGTTCATGACGGCAAGACGCTGCTGCACCTGCTGGACCGCTGCGGCCTGGAAGGGCCGGAAAGCTTCGGCTGGGATACGATGCTGGCGGCTTACCTGCTGAATCCGCAGGAAAAAAGCTACCGGCTGGGCGCCCTGTGTCCCGATCTGCCGGAGGACGCGGGTACGCTTTGTTCCCTGGCGGTATGGCAGAAAAACCGGGTGGAAGAAGACGGCATGACGCGGCTGATGAAGGAAATCGAGCAGCCGCTGAGCTTCGTGCTGTTCCGGATGGAACAGGCAGGATTTACCGTCAACACGGAATTCCTGCGGGATCTGGGAAACAAATATACGGCGGAGATTGACGAAAAGCGGGAGCAGGTGATCGCGGCCGCGGGTCATCCCTTTAACCTGAACAGCACCCAGCAGCTTGGCGAGGTGCTGTTTGAGGAGATGAATCTCCCCCATGGAAAGAAAACTTCCAAGGGATATTCCACCTCGGTGGAGGTGCTGGAAGGCCTGCGCTTTGACGCGCCGGAGATTATTGAGCCGCTGCTGCGCTACCGCCAGCTGACCAAGCTGAACAGTACCTATGTGGAAGGGCTCCTGCGTCTGGTGGACGGAAAGGGCCGGGTGCATTCCACCTTTGACCAGACAGCCACCGCCACGGGACGGATTTCCTCTTCGGAACCGAACCTCCAGAATATTCCCGTCCGGACGGAGGAAGGAAAGGAAATCCGGGAAGCGTTCCTGCCCCGGGAAGGCTGGGTGCTGCTGGACGCGGACTACAGCCAGATCGAACTGCGGCTGATGGCCCATTTCTCCGGGGATCCTGCACTGATTGACGCCTTCCGCAAGGGAGAGGACATTCACGCGCGGACAGCCAGCGAGATCTTTGATGTTCCGCCGGAATGGGTGACGCCGGAGCTGCGCAGCCGGGCAAAGGCGGTGAACTTCGGCCTGATCTACGGCATCAGCGGATTCGGCCTGAGCCGGAATACCGGCGTCAGCCGGAAGGAGGCCGCGGCCTTTATTGAAAAATACTTCCAGACCTATCCGGGTGTGAAGCGTTTTATGGACCGTACGGCGGCGGAAGGAGCCGACCGGGGCTATGCTGAGACGCTGATGGGTCGGCGCCGCTACCTGCCGGAGCTGCGTTCCCCTAAGGCGCCGATCCGTGAGTTCGGGAAGCGGGCGGCGATGAATACGCCGGTCCAGGGTACGGCGGCGGATATCATCAAACTGGCCATGGTCCGGATTGACAAGGCGCTGCGGGAAGCCGGGCTGAAGAGCCGGCTGATCCTCCAGGTGCACGACGAACTGCTGCTGGAGTGTCCGCCGGAAGAGGCGGAGCAGGCGGCGGCACTGCTGCGGGAAGCCATGGAAGACGCCATTGAATTGCAGGTTCCGCTGGTGGCGGAGGTGCACGAAGGCGAGAACTGGGCTTGCGCAAAATAA
- a CDS encoding branched-chain amino acid ABC transporter permease: MFDTLLPYLLAGVSVGGQYALIAVGYTLVYGILRLINFAHGDIFTAAGFFMVYLVASVPLPLAIPLVIILTVVLGFVVERVAYKPLRSAPRMSIMISAIGVSYLLQNLMWYVTGGLAKQYPVLPGLSQTIQIGSATTKLVTIVTPILTIALVVALVMLINHTKIGMAMRAVSVDFETSQLMGIKINNVISVTFIIGSAMAAIGSLLYFTNYTAVTPTVGAMPGLKAFVAAVFGGIGSIPGAMIGALIIGICENLIKAAGWTAFSDAFTFALLIVVLLFRPTGLFGEKTTDKV; this comes from the coding sequence ATGTTTGACACGCTGCTTCCTTATCTGCTGGCGGGTGTGTCCGTCGGCGGACAGTACGCGCTGATTGCCGTAGGCTATACGCTGGTTTACGGTATCCTGCGCCTGATCAACTTTGCGCACGGCGATATTTTCACAGCGGCCGGGTTCTTTATGGTTTACCTGGTTGCTTCCGTGCCCCTTCCCCTGGCCATTCCGCTGGTGATTATCCTGACGGTTGTGCTGGGCTTTGTGGTGGAGCGCGTGGCGTATAAGCCGCTGCGTTCCGCGCCTCGGATGTCCATCATGATTTCCGCTATCGGCGTCAGCTATCTGCTGCAGAACCTGATGTGGTATGTCACAGGCGGCCTGGCAAAACAGTATCCGGTGCTTCCGGGTCTGTCCCAGACGATCCAGATCGGTTCCGCCACCACGAAGCTGGTTACCATCGTTACCCCCATCCTGACCATCGCGCTGGTGGTCGCGCTGGTGATGCTGATCAATCATACAAAGATCGGTATGGCCATGCGGGCGGTGTCGGTGGACTTTGAAACCAGCCAGCTGATGGGCATCAAGATCAACAACGTCATTTCCGTGACCTTCATCATCGGTTCCGCCATGGCGGCCATCGGTTCCCTGCTGTACTTCACCAACTACACGGCGGTCACGCCCACGGTAGGCGCCATGCCCGGCCTGAAGGCCTTTGTGGCGGCGGTGTTCGGCGGCATCGGATCGATCCCCGGTGCGATGATCGGCGCGTTGATTATCGGTATCTGTGAAAATCTGATCAAGGCAGCCGGCTGGACCGCATTCTCGGATGCGTTCACGTTTGCGCTGCTGATTGTGGTTCTGCTGTTCCGGCCCACCGGCCTGTTTGGCGAAAAGACCACGGACAAGGTGTGA
- the rimO gene encoding 30S ribosomal protein S12 methylthiotransferase RimO, which produces MAYSVGAISLGCNKNRVDTETALGLLKEKGFVITSDPAEADVLLVNTCGFIDPAKEESVNTILDMAEYKTTGRCKVLVVTGCLSQRYSGDLLKDIPEIDVLLGVNQYAELPAAIEKALGAERPCLCSDDFSYYEHDRVLTTPGYSAYIRIGEGCSNRCTFCAIPMIRGPYRSRDEKAILREITSLAGSGVREHILVAQDTTRYGTEDHPHTTLPDLMRKAAAIDGVGWLRVLYCYPDETNDALLDVLAETDNVCPYLDIPVQHINADLLHRMHRRGTREDILRCVRGARERNLTLRTSLIVGFPGETEDQFRELLDFVEETEFDRLGAFAYSPEEGTPAAKMPDQIPEEIKQERLDRLMTLQQKISLKRNLARVGSVEQVLVTDTDGRGNVLGRSCREAPETDGEIYVSCGEARPQPGQFIPVRILSAEEYDLRGKML; this is translated from the coding sequence ATGGCCTATTCTGTCGGAGCGATTTCCCTCGGCTGCAACAAGAACCGGGTTGACACGGAAACAGCGCTCGGTTTGCTGAAGGAAAAGGGCTTTGTGATCACAAGTGATCCGGCGGAAGCGGATGTCCTGCTGGTGAACACCTGCGGGTTCATTGATCCTGCCAAGGAAGAATCCGTCAATACCATCCTGGATATGGCGGAATATAAAACAACGGGCCGCTGTAAGGTCCTGGTTGTAACCGGCTGTCTCAGCCAGCGTTATTCCGGGGACCTGCTGAAGGACATTCCGGAAATTGACGTGCTGCTGGGTGTCAATCAGTACGCGGAACTTCCGGCTGCCATTGAAAAGGCGCTTGGTGCAGAACGTCCCTGCCTTTGCAGCGACGATTTCAGCTATTATGAACATGACCGGGTCCTGACCACACCGGGATATTCCGCTTACATCCGGATCGGTGAAGGCTGCTCCAACCGCTGCACTTTCTGCGCCATTCCGATGATCCGCGGACCTTACCGCAGCCGGGATGAGAAGGCGATTCTCCGGGAAATCACCTCTCTGGCAGGTTCCGGAGTCCGGGAGCACATCCTGGTGGCCCAGGATACTACCCGTTACGGAACGGAAGACCATCCCCATACCACTCTTCCCGACCTGATGCGGAAAGCTGCCGCCATAGACGGTGTGGGCTGGCTCCGGGTGCTTTACTGCTATCCGGATGAAACAAACGACGCCCTGCTGGACGTCCTGGCGGAAACAGACAACGTCTGTCCCTACCTGGATATTCCGGTGCAGCATATCAATGCTGACCTGCTTCACCGCATGCACCGCCGGGGAACACGGGAGGATATCCTCCGCTGCGTCCGCGGCGCCCGGGAAAGAAACCTGACGCTGAGAACTTCCCTGATTGTCGGATTCCCCGGTGAAACGGAAGACCAGTTCCGTGAACTGCTGGACTTTGTGGAAGAAACTGAATTTGACCGGCTGGGCGCCTTTGCCTATTCACCGGAAGAAGGAACCCCCGCCGCGAAAATGCCTGACCAGATTCCTGAAGAAATCAAGCAGGAGCGGTTGGACCGCCTGATGACCCTGCAACAGAAGATATCCCTGAAGCGCAACCTGGCCAGGGTCGGTTCTGTGGAACAGGTGCTGGTGACCGATACGGACGGCCGGGGCAATGTCCTGGGCCGCAGCTGCCGTGAAGCTCCCGAAACAGACGGAGAAATTTATGTTTCCTGCGGAGAAGCCCGTCCCCAGCCCGGACAGTTCATTCCCGTCAGGATCCTTTCCGCTGAAGAATATGACTTGAGAGGTAAAATGCTTTGA